One Nostoc sp. UHCC 0302 DNA window includes the following coding sequences:
- the pgeF gene encoding peptidoglycan editing factor PgeF: MHTWHWRNWEGLPYLTCSILEVWHHGFFTQQFWPRSPQDLTAVLQPEASVYRLKQVHGNTVLTPQEVESNGDDLASADALISQQSLQAVWVASADCTPVLIGDVRTGQVSAIHAGWRGTAKKIVPQAIARLQTQGSKLDDLRIAMGPAITGEVYQVSLDVAAEIGASIIPHEDEQKIVEALHELPNSPLLEDPNPGKIRLDVRRINAIQLENMGFSAEQVAIAPYCTYQTPEHFFSYRREQEKKVQWSGIVSGKV, from the coding sequence ATGCACACTTGGCACTGGCGTAATTGGGAAGGACTGCCTTATCTGACTTGTAGTATCTTAGAAGTTTGGCATCACGGCTTTTTTACCCAACAGTTTTGGCCGCGATCACCACAAGACCTGACAGCAGTGCTACAACCAGAGGCATCAGTCTATCGCTTAAAACAGGTACATGGCAATACTGTTCTCACCCCACAAGAAGTTGAGAGCAATGGAGATGATTTAGCATCAGCAGATGCTTTAATTAGTCAACAGTCTCTGCAAGCGGTATGGGTAGCTAGTGCAGATTGTACACCCGTATTGATTGGAGATGTGAGAACTGGACAAGTATCGGCAATTCATGCAGGTTGGCGAGGTACAGCAAAGAAGATTGTGCCGCAAGCGATCGCCCGACTTCAAACCCAAGGCAGCAAACTTGATGATTTACGGATTGCGATGGGGCCGGCGATCACTGGTGAAGTTTATCAAGTCTCTCTTGATGTAGCTGCTGAAATCGGGGCTAGTATTATACCACACGAAGACGAACAAAAAATTGTGGAGGCATTGCATGAATTACCAAATTCGCCCCTGCTAGAAGATCCTAATCCCGGAAAGATAAGGTTGGATGTTCGGCGGATAAATGCCATACAGTTGGAAAACATGGGATTTAGTGCCGAACAAGTTGCGATCGCACCTTATTGTACTTACCAAACTCCAGAGCATTTCTTTTCTTACCGCCGTGAGCAAGAGAAAAAAGTGCAGTGGTCAGGGATTGTCAGTGGCAAAGTATAG
- a CDS encoding biotin--[acetyl-CoA-carboxylase] ligase yields MEFNRQKLEAALETGQESRYLPFSLHIFESVPSTNQTLWELLNQGATPGTVVIATQQTAGRGQWGRQWISPAGGIYLSVAIAPKIDAIDSYQLTLATAWGISFQLRQCGVSVGIKWPNDLVLNDRKLGGILTETKINKGKITQAVIGVGINWANPVPETGINLESWQTSQHSKPISCLEMLTSTVLLGIESGVQCLFQEGISILLSRYLDLLTNIGDQVYFNNLLGTVVGVNSQGNLKVNLQTDDTKTLITPEIYIEPGTISLGYHKSSV; encoded by the coding sequence GTGGAATTTAATCGGCAAAAGTTGGAAGCAGCCCTGGAAACTGGGCAAGAATCTAGATATTTACCATTTTCCCTACACATTTTTGAAAGTGTCCCTTCAACTAACCAAACTCTTTGGGAATTACTCAACCAAGGCGCTACGCCAGGAACTGTAGTAATTGCCACTCAGCAGACAGCAGGACGAGGACAATGGGGTCGCCAATGGATTTCTCCAGCTGGAGGCATATACCTTTCGGTAGCGATCGCTCCTAAAATAGATGCTATTGATAGCTATCAGTTAACTTTGGCAACTGCTTGGGGAATTAGTTTTCAACTGCGCCAGTGTGGCGTAAGTGTCGGAATTAAATGGCCGAATGATTTAGTCTTAAATGATCGTAAATTAGGCGGCATATTGACAGAAACCAAAATAAACAAAGGAAAAATCACCCAAGCAGTCATAGGTGTAGGCATTAATTGGGCAAACCCAGTACCAGAGACTGGAATTAATCTGGAATCTTGGCAAACTTCCCAGCATTCCAAACCAATTTCTTGTCTAGAAATGCTCACCTCAACCGTTTTACTAGGAATAGAATCCGGTGTTCAGTGCCTTTTTCAAGAAGGGATAAGCATACTCTTGTCTCGCTATCTAGATTTGCTTACGAACATTGGTGACCAGGTGTACTTCAATAATCTTTTAGGCACTGTAGTTGGAGTAAATTCTCAGGGAAATTTAAAAGTAAATTTACAAACAGATGATACAAAGACACTCATAACACCAGAAATTTACATTGAACCCGGTACAATCAGTTTGGGTTATCATAAATCTTCTGTTTAA
- a CDS encoding riboflavin synthase: MFTGLIQALGTMNPLGGDSWQITCVSQSCELIMQDLAYGDSVAVDGVCLTVEEVLKDGFIATASPETLRRTTLGSESTAQTYVNLEASLRVGSKIGGHFVMGHVDGIGRLVAVEQTASSWEMTFVASEAIARYIVPKGSIAVNGISLTVAAYEAELSQFTVAVIPLTYAETNLRYLIPGSLVNLEGDILGKYVEKLLYSGNRHTTEPEDNSLDEITPAFLAEHGYL, encoded by the coding sequence GTGTTTACAGGATTAATCCAGGCCTTGGGAACGATGAACCCTCTAGGGGGGGATTCTTGGCAAATTACTTGTGTTAGCCAGTCATGTGAATTAATTATGCAGGATTTGGCTTATGGTGACAGTGTTGCAGTTGATGGCGTGTGCTTGACAGTAGAAGAAGTTTTAAAAGATGGATTTATCGCCACTGCTTCACCAGAAACACTACGTCGCACCACCTTGGGGAGTGAGTCCACAGCACAGACTTATGTTAATTTAGAAGCGTCGCTACGGGTGGGAAGTAAAATCGGCGGTCATTTTGTGATGGGTCATGTAGACGGCATAGGCCGATTAGTAGCAGTGGAACAAACTGCTAGTTCTTGGGAAATGACCTTTGTTGCATCCGAAGCGATCGCGCGGTACATTGTCCCTAAAGGTAGCATTGCCGTTAATGGCATCAGCCTCACAGTAGCCGCATATGAAGCAGAACTTTCTCAATTCACAGTAGCAGTAATTCCCCTCACCTATGCTGAGACAAATCTCCGTTATTTAATTCCTGGCAGTTTAGTAAATCTAGAAGGGGATATTCTCGGCAAATATGTGGAAAAATTACTTTATTCTGGCAACCGACACACCACAGAGCCAGAGGACAACAGTTTAGATGAAATTACACCCGCATTCTTAGCAGAACACGGGTATTTGTAA
- a CDS encoding peptidoglycan DD-metalloendopeptidase family protein, whose translation MTQRNKSAQNRLQHSWPANLKTRRFASTLPAQSLCLLGSISLLSGGFVIAQTETSIDNIVPTIENSQPTAVTNPVKKDITAPETVQAQPSFSQRRAKLKQRLRQQQVSQSKEPVRQSTPKFEASKPTTTVRRATRQVEASPVVPIRVREEKPNTPLRSPEKLPQVAQPPNNSNSPVGTTTGKTRDYNNAYIDPNSYDASATGTYQAPNSVIITERSSGCQAVLPSGQSLLGGACAKVPSRNQRVAGSTGKPAPSWLRKSENAQLPIVPPVREVASTGSNNNGWNATRIGSTGVTKTAFRPNRFIPNPGNFSTTTVSATPIAPSGGALPPPMADGNVAPRPSTVAYDFSLASVLPQIPYTGTVAYRGTGMMYPLSIPAPITSLFGWRTHPITGNQRFHAGTDLGAPMGTPVLAAARGQVETANWLGGYGLAVILNHQSAEQTLYGHMSEIFVQPGQWVEAGTMIGRVGSTGASTGPHLHFEVRHLTPQGWVATNPGVELQNGLSQMLQGSQTTQVSQRPGS comes from the coding sequence ATGACGCAGCGCAATAAATCTGCCCAGAATCGTTTGCAACACTCTTGGCCGGCAAATTTAAAAACTAGACGTTTCGCGTCTACATTACCAGCACAGAGCCTTTGTTTGCTGGGCAGCATCAGCCTCCTCAGCGGCGGCTTCGTAATAGCCCAAACGGAAACATCAATAGACAATATTGTTCCCACTATTGAAAATTCCCAGCCAACAGCCGTTACAAATCCAGTTAAAAAAGATATTACTGCACCAGAAACAGTTCAAGCGCAACCAAGCTTTTCTCAACGGCGAGCCAAACTCAAACAGAGACTACGCCAGCAACAAGTTTCTCAATCAAAAGAGCCAGTTAGACAGTCTACACCAAAATTTGAGGCTTCCAAGCCTACTACCACTGTCAGACGCGCTACTCGCCAGGTTGAAGCTTCACCAGTTGTTCCTATAAGAGTAAGAGAGGAAAAACCAAATACCCCTCTTCGTTCACCGGAGAAACTCCCGCAAGTTGCCCAACCACCAAATAACTCAAACAGCCCTGTCGGCACGACGACAGGGAAAACCAGGGACTATAATAACGCCTATATTGACCCTAATAGTTACGATGCTAGTGCTACAGGTACTTATCAAGCACCGAATTCTGTGATCATCACAGAACGCTCTAGTGGTTGTCAAGCTGTTTTACCATCAGGGCAAAGTTTATTGGGCGGAGCTTGTGCTAAAGTACCTTCGCGCAATCAACGTGTAGCTGGTTCTACTGGCAAACCAGCACCAAGCTGGCTAAGAAAAAGTGAAAATGCCCAATTACCTATTGTTCCACCAGTAAGAGAGGTTGCAAGTACTGGCAGTAACAATAACGGGTGGAATGCTACTCGGATTGGTTCTACTGGTGTCACCAAAACTGCATTTCGTCCTAATCGATTTATTCCTAACCCTGGTAATTTCAGCACCACGACAGTGAGTGCAACTCCTATCGCGCCAAGTGGCGGTGCTTTGCCTCCACCAATGGCAGATGGTAACGTTGCACCCCGCCCTAGCACTGTAGCTTACGACTTCTCCTTGGCATCAGTATTGCCACAAATTCCCTACACTGGGACAGTCGCCTACCGTGGAACGGGAATGATGTATCCACTGTCTATTCCGGCTCCCATTACTTCTTTGTTTGGTTGGCGAACTCATCCAATTACAGGTAATCAACGCTTCCACGCAGGTACTGACTTGGGTGCGCCGATGGGAACACCAGTTTTGGCAGCCGCAAGAGGTCAAGTGGAAACTGCTAACTGGTTGGGTGGTTATGGTTTAGCCGTAATTTTGAATCACCAATCTGCTGAACAAACTCTCTACGGTCATATGTCCGAAATCTTTGTTCAACCCGGTCAGTGGGTTGAAGCAGGAACTATGATTGGACGAGTTGGCAGCACAGGAGCTTCCACAGGCCCTCACTTGCACTTTGAAGTCCGCCATTTGACACCACAAGGCTGGGTAGCTACTAACCCAGGTGTGGAATTACAAAACGGTTTAAGCCAGATGCTACAAGGCTCACAGACCACTCAGGTAAGTCAGCGACCAGGTAGCTAG
- a CDS encoding aldo/keto reductase, with protein sequence MQYRRFGKTNLRLSVFSLGTMRYLACFENAQQTIKQALALGINHVETARGYGKSEEYFGRALKAGLSIPRSQLHITTKIPPTADADTMRQYIDESLERLQLDYLDCLGIHGLNTSQHLEWVQAKSGCMQAVQEAVADGRVRHVGFSTHGSLELIQAAINTDLFEFVNLHYYYFFQRHAPAIQLAAQKDMGVFIISPADKGGRLYTPPQKLKDLCKPYSPLELNYRFLLNDNRISTLSIGPANPDELIEPLQVADQDNKLTSEEIYAFQRLENQQKIALGSDTCSQCYACLPCPENINIPEVLRLRNLAAAYDMTDYGQYRYGMFENAGHWFPGMKASRCTECGDCLPRCPEDLDIPTLLEDTHKRLNGKAGRRLWG encoded by the coding sequence ATGCAATACCGACGCTTTGGCAAAACCAATCTGCGCCTCTCTGTGTTTTCCTTAGGAACAATGCGCTACTTGGCTTGTTTTGAAAATGCCCAGCAAACCATTAAACAAGCCTTAGCGTTAGGAATTAATCATGTAGAAACTGCCAGAGGTTACGGTAAAAGTGAAGAATACTTTGGCAGGGCGCTAAAAGCTGGATTGTCAATACCGCGTTCCCAACTTCACATCACAACCAAAATTCCACCCACAGCGGATGCTGACACCATGCGTCAGTACATTGATGAATCCTTAGAACGATTGCAACTAGATTATCTAGATTGTTTGGGAATTCATGGTTTAAACACTTCGCAACATTTAGAATGGGTGCAAGCCAAAAGCGGCTGTATGCAAGCAGTGCAGGAAGCTGTTGCTGATGGTCGTGTGCGACACGTTGGTTTTTCCACCCACGGTTCATTAGAGCTAATTCAGGCAGCAATCAATACAGATTTATTTGAATTTGTCAATCTGCACTATTACTATTTCTTTCAACGCCATGCACCAGCGATTCAGCTTGCAGCACAGAAGGATATGGGCGTTTTTATAATTTCCCCAGCTGATAAGGGGGGACGCCTCTACACGCCTCCCCAAAAGCTAAAAGACTTATGTAAGCCTTATTCACCTTTAGAACTAAACTATCGATTTTTACTGAATGATAACCGGATTTCAACTCTGAGTATTGGCCCAGCAAATCCAGATGAATTAATAGAACCTTTGCAAGTAGCTGACCAAGATAATAAACTTACATCAGAAGAAATTTATGCTTTTCAACGCTTAGAAAATCAGCAAAAAATTGCTTTAGGAAGTGATACTTGTAGTCAGTGCTATGCTTGTTTACCCTGTCCAGAAAACATCAATATTCCAGAAGTATTAAGGTTACGCAATCTCGCAGCGGCATACGATATGACAGACTACGGACAATATCGTTACGGGATGTTTGAAAATGCTGGTCATTGGTTCCCAGGAATGAAAGCCAGCCGCTGCACAGAATGCGGCGACTGTTTGCCTCGTTGTCCAGAAGATTTAGATATTCCAACTTTATTAGAAGATACTCACAAGAGATTAAACGGGAAAGCAGGTAGAAGATTGTGGGGATAA
- a CDS encoding bifunctional nuclease family protein, with amino-acid sequence MIEMRVAGIALDAITRSPIVLLKDASDRRALPIYIGQEQARAIMGALENQKPPRPLTHDLIVNILETWNMTLEKVIIHSLQKDTFYAALIVQQGEVKKEIDARPSDAIAVALRTNTPIWVMEEVIADASIPVDRDADEAEQQAFREFISNLRPEDLIKRFGDGDS; translated from the coding sequence ATGATTGAAATGAGAGTCGCTGGCATAGCATTAGATGCCATAACCCGCAGCCCGATTGTACTTTTAAAAGATGCTTCAGATCGACGTGCTTTACCAATTTATATTGGTCAAGAACAAGCTAGGGCAATTATGGGTGCATTGGAGAATCAAAAGCCTCCCAGACCCTTAACCCATGACCTAATTGTGAATATTCTAGAAACATGGAACATGACTCTAGAAAAGGTCATTATTCATTCTCTACAAAAGGATACGTTTTATGCAGCTTTAATTGTCCAACAAGGCGAAGTTAAAAAAGAAATTGATGCGCGTCCTAGCGATGCGATCGCAGTTGCCCTCCGTACAAATACACCCATTTGGGTAATGGAAGAAGTCATAGCCGATGCTTCTATCCCTGTTGATCGCGATGCAGATGAAGCCGAACAGCAAGCCTTCCGGGAATTTATTTCCAATCTCCGCCCTGAAGATTTGATCAAGCGCTTTGGTGATGGCGACAGCTAG
- a CDS encoding retroviral-like aspartic protease family protein — MINLNPYNSANNQRNMGEVRVKVKLTNAIDEALVSRGMLNPNMLRVCETEALIDTGAVRTVLPVSIVQQLGLRIRGQQIAQYANGSEESIGLTEPVIIELAGRETTEATLVTGYTVLIGQTVLETLDFLVDCRNQRLIPNPEHPNYPVFRI, encoded by the coding sequence ATGATAAACCTCAATCCTTACAATTCTGCTAACAATCAACGTAATATGGGTGAAGTTCGAGTCAAGGTCAAGCTCACTAATGCTATTGATGAAGCGCTTGTAAGCAGAGGAATGCTTAATCCAAATATGTTACGGGTGTGTGAAACCGAAGCACTCATAGACACTGGGGCAGTACGTACTGTACTACCAGTGTCTATTGTGCAGCAACTTGGTTTGAGAATTCGGGGACAGCAAATTGCTCAATATGCAAATGGCAGCGAAGAATCTATTGGCCTAACTGAACCCGTAATTATTGAATTGGCAGGACGAGAAACGACCGAAGCCACATTAGTTACAGGCTATACAGTCTTGATTGGACAAACAGTGCTTGAGACCCTGGATTTCCTAGTGGACTGTAGAAATCAGCGACTTATCCCGAATCCTGAGCATCCTAACTATCCCGTGTTCAGGATATAA